In the Paenibacillus sp. FSL H7-0357 genome, one interval contains:
- a CDS encoding CBS domain-containing protein — protein MNIAFFLLPKQEVACVTLDSTLRQTLERMEFHRYTAVPILNRNGEYAGTVTEGDLLWYMKDSGGAVTFENASKYLLKDVPLRMNNLPVSIDADMEDLINLAKVQNFVPVVDDMNRFIGIVRRSQIIEYCEKVVSRQSQESL, from the coding sequence ATGAATATTGCGTTTTTTTTACTTCCGAAGCAGGAGGTCGCGTGCGTGACACTGGATTCAACGCTGCGGCAGACTCTGGAACGGATGGAATTTCACCGCTATACTGCTGTACCGATCCTGAACCGGAACGGGGAATATGCCGGAACCGTAACAGAAGGCGATTTGCTCTGGTACATGAAGGACTCGGGCGGGGCGGTTACGTTTGAAAATGCTTCAAAATATTTGCTTAAAGATGTGCCGCTGCGGATGAACAATCTGCCGGTATCGATCGACGCCGATATGGAGGATTTGATTAATCTGGCCAAGGTGCAGAACTTTGTGCCGGTGGTCGACGATATGAACCGATTTATCGGTATTGTCCGCCGGAGTCAAATTATTGAATATTGTGAGAAGGTTGTTTCGCGGCAATCGCAGGAATCGTTATAA
- a CDS encoding LCP family protein has product MMKKKKMKKRYIALIALVVILAGGFLFQKQLAVVAFDLFLSDRVEKTLAEESYQPLNDNKVKPEPVVYKSDPFSLMLLGTDQRENETARSDTMIYAVIRPEDYKMLLISIPRDTYTEIIGHNDNKKDKITHAYAFGGQQMAKDTLEALLGHDIQYYATINFQGLKDAVNAIGGVPLPIKKDIVNKGKDHEKFTIEGGKPNYDGEEALNYTRYREDSDFNRTKRQQVFIDVVANKMLSISQIGKIPELLDIMGENFKTDIEPSTIISLAKKFMSGKDMDISSFTVMGEGERINGLYYDIIDEEDLKEAKALIDNWMSASTPVDQLIEPGKAENALEPKATAQAQ; this is encoded by the coding sequence ATGATGAAAAAGAAAAAAATGAAAAAAAGGTATATTGCCCTTATAGCACTTGTAGTCATCCTCGCCGGGGGTTTTCTGTTTCAAAAACAGCTGGCCGTCGTGGCTTTTGATCTTTTCCTGTCAGACCGGGTCGAAAAAACATTGGCGGAAGAATCTTATCAGCCGCTGAACGACAACAAAGTCAAACCGGAGCCGGTTGTTTATAAAAGCGACCCGTTCTCTCTCATGCTTCTGGGTACGGACCAGCGTGAAAATGAAACGGCGCGATCCGATACGATGATCTATGCGGTCATTCGTCCAGAGGATTACAAGATGCTGCTCATTTCCATACCGCGTGATACGTACACCGAAATCATCGGGCATAATGACAACAAGAAAGACAAAATCACACATGCTTACGCATTTGGCGGCCAGCAAATGGCTAAGGATACGCTGGAGGCGCTGCTGGGGCACGATATTCAATATTATGCCACAATTAATTTCCAAGGCCTCAAGGATGCGGTGAATGCCATTGGAGGCGTACCGCTGCCGATTAAGAAGGATATCGTAAACAAAGGCAAGGATCATGAGAAATTTACGATTGAGGGCGGCAAACCGAACTACGATGGGGAAGAAGCACTCAATTATACCCGTTACCGGGAGGACAGTGATTTTAACCGGACCAAGCGGCAACAGGTCTTTATTGATGTGGTTGCGAATAAAATGTTATCAATCAGTCAAATCGGCAAGATCCCTGAGCTGCTGGACATTATGGGTGAAAATTTCAAGACCGATATCGAGCCGTCCACCATTATTAGCCTGGCCAAGAAATTCATGAGCGGCAAAGACATGGATATTTCCAGCTTTACCGTGATGGGTGAAGGGGAGCGTATCAACGGATTGTATTACGATATCATTGATGAAGAAGACTTGAAGGAAGCGAAGGCCTTGATCGACAATTGGATGAGTGCCAGCACACCGGTTGATCAGCTGATTGAGCCGGGCAAAGCGGAGAACGCGCTGGAGCCTAAGGCTACAGCTCAAGCACAATAG
- the opp4A gene encoding oligopeptide ABC transporter substrate-binding protein, whose product MHKRKLGGMLMLMAFLLSACSGLGLSNNSNTISFSKTADEAKAGGTVTYGYTSPFQGLFEPAFFEGDDDSNVLDFITEAMFTVEDDLTTVPNIASWQESEDHTVFTFSIKPGVRWHNGDELTVEDWKFALETIASPDYTGSRYYSVEMIKGVEDYHSGKAKEISGIKVIDPYRLRITVNAARVNTIDNLWPYPMNKKYYSGVAVKDMPESDQVRKNPIGIGPFEVTQIQPGQLVEMKRFDHYHRGKALLDAVVYKVVDPESLSPQFEEGMIDIGTVPRDNFAAIKDLDNIEVLQSPELSYEYIGFKFGHWDDVTQQNVMDNPKFADKRLRKAMYYALDRQGIINKFSNGLGTLIETPVPSTSWAKIADSEIITYPYNPELARSLLDEAGYVDVDGDGLREDPKGAKFIIHYDAMNGSKTSAPRTQAILQNWRKVGLDVQLNGGSLKELNTFYEAVENDDPSVELFNGVWGLASDPDPSGLWRSSDLWNYSRWYSTRSEELIREGVGTKSYDKEHRKQVYYEWQKLINEEVPMIFFAERANITAVNHRLQGVRVNAISNIVEPQKWWIKDID is encoded by the coding sequence ATGCATAAACGTAAACTTGGCGGAATGCTGATGCTCATGGCTTTTCTACTTTCAGCATGCAGCGGTTTAGGCTTAAGCAATAATTCAAATACAATATCCTTCAGCAAAACGGCTGATGAAGCAAAGGCAGGGGGTACCGTTACCTATGGCTACACCTCTCCGTTCCAGGGATTGTTTGAACCCGCTTTTTTTGAAGGAGATGATGATTCCAATGTTCTTGATTTCATTACGGAGGCTATGTTTACCGTCGAGGATGACCTGACAACCGTACCGAATATTGCTTCCTGGCAGGAATCCGAAGATCATACCGTGTTCACATTCAGCATTAAACCCGGTGTCCGCTGGCATAACGGCGATGAGCTGACGGTGGAAGACTGGAAATTTGCACTTGAGACAATTGCCAGCCCTGACTACACAGGTTCAAGGTATTACAGCGTGGAAATGATTAAGGGAGTAGAAGATTATCATAGCGGAAAAGCGAAGGAAATCTCCGGAATCAAAGTCATTGATCCATATCGGCTGAGAATTACGGTAAATGCCGCACGCGTGAATACAATTGACAATTTGTGGCCTTATCCGATGAACAAGAAATATTATAGCGGAGTGGCTGTTAAAGATATGCCGGAAAGTGATCAGGTGCGGAAAAACCCAATTGGCATTGGCCCCTTCGAGGTAACGCAAATTCAGCCGGGGCAGCTTGTGGAAATGAAGCGATTTGACCATTATCACCGGGGAAAGGCGTTGCTTGACGCTGTTGTATATAAGGTAGTGGATCCTGAGAGCCTTTCTCCCCAGTTCGAGGAAGGCATGATCGATATTGGAACGGTTCCGCGGGATAACTTTGCAGCCATAAAGGACTTGGATAATATTGAGGTTCTGCAGTCACCGGAGCTCTCCTACGAATACATAGGCTTCAAATTTGGACATTGGGATGATGTAACACAACAAAATGTCATGGATAACCCCAAGTTTGCAGACAAGCGCTTGCGCAAAGCTATGTATTACGCACTGGACCGTCAAGGTATTATCAATAAATTCTCCAATGGGCTGGGAACGCTGATTGAAACTCCGGTCCCCAGTACAAGCTGGGCCAAAATTGCCGATTCAGAAATTATTACCTATCCCTATAACCCTGAACTTGCCAGGTCATTGCTTGATGAAGCGGGATATGTGGATGTGGATGGCGACGGCTTGCGCGAGGACCCCAAGGGAGCTAAATTCATCATTCACTATGATGCCATGAACGGCAGCAAGACCTCAGCGCCGCGCACGCAGGCGATTCTGCAGAATTGGCGGAAGGTCGGCCTAGATGTACAGCTAAACGGCGGAAGTCTGAAAGAGCTGAATACGTTCTACGAAGCGGTAGAGAACGATGATCCTTCGGTCGAGCTGTTTAACGGGGTATGGGGACTAGCCAGTGACCCGGATCCGTCAGGCTTGTGGCGCTCATCGGATCTGTGGAATTATTCGCGCTGGTATTCAACACGCAGCGAAGAACTGATCCGTGAGGGTGTGGGCACCAAATCGTATGACAAGGAGCATCGCAAGCAGGTGTATTATGAGTGGCAGAAGCTGATTAACGAAGAGGTTCCGATGATCTTTTTTGCCGAACGGGCCAATATTACTGCTGTTAATCATCGACTTCAGGGCGTAAGAGTGAATGCTATAAGCAATATTGTGGAGCCGCAGAAGTGGTGGATTAAGGATATCGATTAG
- a CDS encoding MazG-like family protein: protein MPNVPKDLDVAKRAKVIEWLKTEVIDQVSRLFKALWEGSTARVGDSLASLIMSSYILGRRLGIPYRELDDLLIEKLRKHRQEGHQLEEWYQDISALEEHMRKR from the coding sequence ATGCCCAATGTGCCGAAGGATTTGGATGTGGCCAAACGCGCCAAGGTAATTGAGTGGTTAAAAACCGAAGTAATTGATCAAGTCTCAAGGCTGTTCAAGGCATTGTGGGAAGGCAGCACCGCCCGTGTGGGCGACAGTCTGGCCAGCCTGATTATGAGCTCATATATTCTGGGGCGCAGACTGGGTATTCCCTATCGAGAGCTGGATGATTTATTAATCGAAAAGCTTAGAAAGCACAGGCAGGAAGGGCATCAGCTTGAAGAATGGTACCAGGATATATCTGCGTTAGAAGAACATATGCGTAAGAGGTGA